The Citrifermentans bemidjiense Bem genome window below encodes:
- a CDS encoding efflux RND transporter permease subunit, translating into MILSDLSIKRPVFAAVLMLALVTLGLFSYRRLSVEMFPSVEIPVISVVTKFPGASPESIEREVSKKIEEAVNQIAGVKHVMSYSREGVSTVVVEFRLEEKINEASQEARAKIAGIRGNLPTGIEDPIIQKLDFNALPVVSLAVKGRGLDTKELTTLVDKQIKRRLENVSGVGKVDVVGSAKREVTVTIDPVRLEALGLGVDAVVAGLKSENVNTPLGRLTHGGNEYPIRISGKPGQVEGFRNMVIAQRGGRGITLSEVAEVTDGAKEQRSLALINGEPAVALDVLKQSGANMVEVVDGVKKSVEKLRKELPPGVEVTVVRDASIPTRESLADVKETMLIGGLLTVIIVFCFINSWRSTVITGLTLPISVVSSFIVMNAMGMTLNIMTMMALSLAIGLLIDDAIVVRENIVRHLEHGEDHLTAARIGTSEIGLAVFATSMSIVAVFVPVAFMRGIVGRFFFQFGMTVAFAVLVSLFVSFTLDPMLSSRWHDPAIELKGRRKGIARLLDRFNDRFDAWADSYRKAISWALNHRKTVLAAAFLSFAAGIAIFGTLESSFMTNDDKGEFQVVFKTAPDASIAESTDRLKAVLAVIKGVPEVEHTYASIGAGDSGTVQSGALYVKLKEKAHRKRSQEEVQQAFREKLKAIPGITTSIERVGDVGGAQKPLQVNLKGEDIPTLKRYAAQLKQEIYKIPGVVDLEVTLDHDIPEYRMTVDRARAQDAGVNTNDIASTVSRLVGGEAVTTYEDEDGDAVDLRVRLPEALRRDPGQVRDLKLAVAKGDETALVPLANLVSYEVSNTPSEINRRDLSRLVTISANLDGLPIGTAVEKVKEAAARVPMQPGYSVGFSGEAEDMAESFGYMAESLIIAIIFVYLILAAQFESFLEPLAIMLSLPLSVVGMAGMLKLTGDTVNIMSLIGLIMLMGLVTKNAILLVDYAKVLQGRGMDRFQAVVEAGRTRLRPIVMTTLAMIFGMLPLFFALGSGAEMRAPMARAVVGGLLTSTLLTLLVVPVMYTVLDDLEEWLRRKWKGKKARGAGQAAVLLLGLSLTLALTPGLCLAGEARTLTLDDALSIAMEQNRDIQKARAYAQLVQGKYLEERAAALPSLALNASADYVRDNSQSAFTGGISSSRQRLADLRLTQTLFSWGKIGAAIRGAKEGMKTAEDQLRLFQQAARRDVTVSFYDVLLAKELRALALSNLQQKERHLAEAVKRLAAGVATDYDVLAARVGVDNARPELIRRENAIKTAKERLRLVLALEPGELEVTGVLQAVPVPIPAFEESLTLARRMRPELSDLKHRVGISRELVEIAAAENKPQLDLRGGFGYHQLEAAGRDWQGTAYDVGLFLTFPFFDGFKTKGKVEQAKSDLRTRELEQAQQLDAVSLEVRDAGFNVTEAAEILKALSGTVTQAERLLGMAEQGYQLGVKTRLEVEDAEANLVQARSNLAQARRDYQVSLVNLTWATGVLGEVPLSAL; encoded by the coding sequence ATGATCCTTTCCGACCTGTCCATAAAACGCCCCGTGTTCGCGGCGGTGCTGATGCTCGCCCTGGTTACCCTGGGGCTTTTCTCCTACCGCAGGCTTTCCGTCGAGATGTTCCCGAGCGTGGAGATCCCAGTTATCTCCGTCGTCACCAAGTTCCCCGGCGCCTCCCCCGAGAGCATCGAGCGCGAGGTCTCCAAGAAGATCGAGGAGGCGGTGAACCAGATCGCCGGGGTCAAGCACGTGATGTCCTACTCCCGGGAGGGGGTCTCCACGGTGGTGGTGGAGTTCAGGCTCGAAGAGAAGATCAACGAGGCCTCCCAGGAGGCGCGGGCGAAGATCGCCGGCATCCGGGGCAATCTCCCCACCGGCATCGAGGATCCCATCATCCAGAAGCTCGACTTCAACGCGCTTCCGGTGGTCTCCTTGGCGGTTAAGGGGAGGGGGCTCGACACCAAGGAGCTGACCACCCTGGTCGACAAGCAGATCAAGCGTCGCCTGGAGAACGTTTCCGGGGTCGGCAAGGTCGACGTGGTCGGCTCCGCCAAGCGCGAGGTGACGGTCACCATCGACCCGGTCCGCCTGGAGGCGCTAGGGCTCGGGGTCGACGCGGTGGTGGCGGGGCTGAAAAGCGAGAACGTCAACACTCCGCTGGGTCGCCTGACCCACGGGGGGAACGAGTACCCGATCCGCATCTCCGGAAAGCCGGGGCAGGTGGAAGGGTTCCGCAACATGGTGATCGCGCAGCGGGGCGGCCGGGGCATCACCTTGTCCGAGGTGGCCGAGGTCACCGACGGCGCCAAGGAGCAGCGCTCGCTCGCCCTCATCAACGGGGAGCCGGCGGTGGCGCTCGACGTCTTGAAGCAGTCCGGCGCCAACATGGTCGAGGTGGTCGACGGGGTCAAAAAGAGCGTGGAGAAGCTCAGGAAGGAGCTTCCCCCCGGGGTCGAAGTGACCGTCGTGCGCGACGCCTCCATCCCCACCCGCGAGTCGCTGGCCGACGTGAAGGAGACCATGCTGATTGGCGGGCTCTTGACCGTCATCATCGTCTTTTGCTTCATCAACTCCTGGCGCTCGACGGTGATCACCGGGCTTACCCTCCCCATCTCGGTCGTCTCCTCGTTCATCGTCATGAATGCCATGGGGATGACCCTGAACATCATGACGATGATGGCGCTCTCGCTGGCCATTGGCCTTTTGATCGACGACGCCATCGTGGTGCGGGAGAACATCGTGCGCCACCTGGAGCACGGCGAGGACCACCTGACCGCCGCCCGGATCGGCACCTCCGAGATCGGCCTCGCGGTATTCGCCACCTCCATGTCCATCGTGGCGGTCTTCGTCCCGGTAGCCTTCATGCGCGGCATCGTCGGGCGCTTCTTCTTCCAGTTCGGGATGACCGTCGCCTTCGCGGTGCTGGTTTCCCTCTTCGTCTCCTTTACCCTCGACCCCATGCTCTCCTCGCGCTGGCACGACCCTGCCATCGAGCTCAAGGGAAGGCGCAAGGGGATAGCCAGGCTCCTGGACCGGTTCAACGACCGCTTCGACGCCTGGGCCGACTCCTACCGCAAGGCCATCTCCTGGGCTCTCAACCATCGCAAAACCGTGCTGGCAGCGGCCTTTCTCTCCTTTGCGGCCGGCATCGCCATCTTCGGGACCCTGGAATCGTCCTTCATGACCAACGACGACAAGGGTGAGTTTCAGGTGGTGTTCAAGACCGCCCCCGACGCGAGCATAGCCGAGAGCACCGACCGGTTGAAGGCAGTACTCGCCGTGATCAAGGGGGTCCCCGAGGTGGAGCACACCTACGCCTCCATCGGGGCGGGGGACAGCGGCACCGTCCAGTCCGGGGCGCTCTACGTGAAGCTCAAGGAGAAGGCGCACCGAAAAAGGAGCCAGGAAGAGGTGCAGCAGGCATTCCGCGAGAAGCTGAAGGCGATTCCCGGGATCACCACATCCATCGAGCGGGTGGGGGACGTGGGCGGAGCCCAGAAGCCGCTCCAGGTGAACCTCAAGGGGGAGGATATCCCGACCCTCAAGCGCTACGCCGCCCAGCTTAAGCAGGAGATCTACAAGATCCCCGGGGTCGTCGACCTGGAGGTGACCCTGGATCACGACATCCCCGAGTACCGGATGACCGTGGACCGCGCCCGCGCCCAGGACGCCGGGGTCAACACCAACGACATCGCCTCCACCGTTTCGCGCCTGGTGGGGGGGGAGGCCGTCACCACCTACGAGGATGAGGACGGCGACGCGGTCGACCTGAGGGTGCGCCTCCCCGAAGCGCTGCGCCGCGACCCCGGCCAGGTGCGCGACCTGAAGCTCGCCGTGGCCAAGGGGGACGAGACCGCCCTGGTGCCGCTGGCGAACCTGGTGAGCTACGAGGTCAGCAACACCCCCTCCGAGATCAACCGCCGCGACCTTTCCCGCCTGGTGACCATCAGCGCGAACCTGGACGGGCTCCCCATCGGCACTGCGGTGGAGAAGGTCAAGGAGGCCGCGGCGCGGGTCCCCATGCAGCCCGGGTACAGCGTCGGCTTCTCCGGCGAGGCCGAGGACATGGCGGAGTCCTTCGGTTACATGGCCGAATCGCTCATCATCGCCATCATCTTCGTCTACCTGATCCTCGCGGCCCAGTTCGAGTCGTTCCTGGAGCCTTTGGCCATCATGCTTTCGCTGCCGCTCTCAGTCGTAGGGATGGCGGGGATGCTGAAGCTCACCGGGGACACGGTCAACATCATGTCGCTCATAGGCCTCATCATGCTGATGGGGTTAGTCACCAAGAACGCCATACTCCTCGTCGATTACGCGAAGGTGCTGCAGGGGAGGGGGATGGACCGATTCCAGGCGGTGGTGGAGGCGGGGAGGACGAGGCTTAGGCCGATCGTCATGACCACCCTTGCCATGATCTTCGGGATGCTGCCGCTCTTCTTCGCGCTGGGAAGCGGCGCCGAGATGAGGGCGCCCATGGCGCGCGCCGTCGTCGGGGGGCTGTTGACCTCGACCCTTCTGACCCTTTTGGTGGTGCCGGTCATGTACACGGTGCTGGACGACCTGGAGGAGTGGCTCAGGCGGAAATGGAAGGGGAAGAAGGCGCGCGGCGCGGGACAGGCGGCGGTGCTTCTCCTCGGCCTCTCGCTTACCCTGGCGCTTACCCCGGGGCTGTGCCTTGCGGGGGAGGCGCGGACCCTCACCCTGGACGACGCCCTTTCCATCGCCATGGAGCAGAACCGGGACATCCAGAAGGCGCGCGCCTACGCGCAGCTGGTACAGGGGAAATACCTGGAGGAGCGCGCCGCCGCTCTCCCCTCGCTTGCGCTGAACGCCTCCGCCGACTACGTGAGAGACAACAGCCAGAGCGCCTTCACCGGGGGGATCTCGTCCTCCCGGCAGCGCCTGGCCGATCTCCGGCTTACCCAGACCCTCTTCAGCTGGGGTAAGATCGGGGCCGCCATCCGCGGAGCCAAGGAAGGGATGAAGACCGCCGAGGACCAGCTCCGCCTCTTCCAGCAGGCGGCCCGCCGGGACGTCACCGTCTCCTTTTACGACGTGCTTTTGGCCAAAGAGCTGAGGGCGCTCGCCCTTTCCAACCTGCAGCAGAAGGAGCGTCACCTGGCAGAGGCGGTAAAGAGGCTGGCGGCAGGCGTCGCCACCGACTACGATGTCCTCGCAGCCAGAGTCGGGGTCGACAACGCACGTCCCGAGCTGATCCGCAGGGAGAACGCCATCAAGACCGCCAAGGAGCGCCTGAGGCTGGTGCTGGCGCTGGAGCCGGGGGAGCTGGAAGTGACAGGCGTGCTGCAGGCTGTTCCGGTCCCGATCCCGGCCTTCGAAGAATCCCTGACCCTTGCCCGGCGGATGCGTCCGGAGTTGTCCGATCTCAAGCACCGGGTGGGGATTTCGCGGGAACTGGTCGAGATAGCCGCGGCCGAGAACAAGCCCCAGCTCGACCTGCGGGGGGGCTTCGGGTACCACCAGCTGGAAGCGGCGGGAAGAGACTGGCAGGGTACTGCCTACGACGTCGGCCTGTTCCTTACCTTTCCCTTCTTCGACGGCTTTAAGACCAAGGGGAAAGTCGAGCAGGCCAAGAGCGACCTGAGGACCCGCGAACTGGAGCAGGCCCAGCAGCTCGACGCCGTCTCCCTCGAAGTGCGGGACGCCGGCTTCAACGTCACCGAAGCAGCCGAGATACTGAAAGCATTGTCGGGGACGGTCACCCAGGCCGAGCGACTTTTGGGCATGGCCGAGCAGGGGTATCAGCTTGGGGTGAAAACCAGGCTGGAGGTCGAGGATGCCGAGGCCAACCTGGTGCAGGCAAGGAGCAACCTGGCCCAGGCCCGCCGCGACTACCAAGTCTCCCTGGTCAACCTGACCTGGGCCACAGGTGTATTGGGCGAGGTGCCTCTCTCAGCGCTTTGA
- a CDS encoding efflux RND transporter periplasmic adaptor subunit — protein sequence MKTSNLVLAALGATLLLGGGTGCSGKSEAKVPAGAPLIAVEVLPVKGSDLIDGIDVTGTLAAKNEAEVKTEIPGLVKELYVTEWVRVRKGQPLARIGLAETEALVKRAEANVQNARASLIQVKVAADRSEREKERQIKLKQAGLATQQSVDDAVSDSEAAKARIEAARAQIRAGEEELSQLRVRLSKGMVRSPIDGVVAFKDVNVGSLTSDAAAAKPIFKIVDNRLMNLTVTVPSSQMAAVKLGQPLQFVTDGVPGKTFTGKVMFINPSVEEADRSLKVIAEVPNVPEVLKGGLFVKGKIVTGSRKDVLQVPRATLAALDLDRRSGYLFVVENGVARRREVATGAVSGELVEILSGVKGGEQVIGRGGFNVKDGDRVQVANLPSSRP from the coding sequence ATGAAGACAAGCAATTTGGTGTTGGCGGCCCTGGGAGCCACCCTGCTGCTGGGTGGCGGGACCGGCTGCTCCGGCAAAAGCGAGGCGAAAGTCCCCGCGGGAGCACCCCTCATCGCGGTGGAAGTGCTGCCGGTAAAAGGGAGCGACCTTATTGACGGCATCGACGTGACCGGGACGCTGGCGGCCAAGAACGAGGCCGAGGTGAAGACCGAGATACCGGGCCTTGTCAAGGAACTTTACGTGACCGAGTGGGTCCGGGTTCGCAAGGGGCAGCCTCTGGCGCGCATAGGGCTTGCCGAGACCGAGGCGCTGGTGAAGCGCGCCGAGGCGAACGTGCAGAACGCCAGGGCGTCCCTCATCCAGGTCAAGGTGGCGGCCGACAGGAGCGAACGCGAGAAGGAGCGCCAGATTAAGCTGAAGCAGGCGGGGCTCGCCACGCAGCAGTCGGTCGACGACGCCGTTTCCGATTCCGAGGCGGCCAAGGCCAGGATCGAGGCGGCCCGGGCGCAGATCCGCGCCGGCGAGGAGGAACTCTCCCAATTGCGGGTCAGGCTCTCCAAGGGGATGGTCCGCTCCCCCATCGACGGGGTAGTCGCCTTCAAGGACGTGAACGTCGGCTCGCTGACGAGCGACGCGGCCGCCGCAAAGCCCATCTTCAAGATCGTCGACAACAGGCTGATGAACCTGACCGTCACCGTCCCCTCCTCGCAGATGGCTGCGGTGAAGCTCGGCCAGCCGCTGCAGTTCGTAACCGACGGTGTCCCCGGTAAAACCTTCACCGGCAAAGTCATGTTCATAAATCCTTCCGTTGAAGAGGCCGATCGCTCGCTCAAGGTGATAGCCGAGGTCCCCAACGTTCCGGAAGTGCTCAAGGGGGGGCTCTTCGTCAAAGGGAAGATAGTCACCGGCTCCCGCAAGGACGTACTGCAGGTGCCGCGCGCGACGCTGGCGGCCCTGGATCTCGACCGGCGCTCGGGCTACCTCTTCGTCGTGGAAAACGGTGTCGCCCGCAGGCGCGAGGTGGCTACCGGCGCGGTCTCGGGGGAGCTGGTCGAGATACTCTCCGGCGTCAAGGGCGGCGAACAGGTCATCGGCCGCGGCGGATTCAACGTAAAGGACGGCGACCGCGTCCAGGTGGCGAACCTCCCTTCTTCCAGGCCCTGA